From a region of the Coffea arabica cultivar ET-39 chromosome 3e, Coffea Arabica ET-39 HiFi, whole genome shotgun sequence genome:
- the LOC113737418 gene encoding uncharacterized protein isoform X2, which produces MDTGTGTGSNSQSSTAGAVNSEQSASQNHRQKSDIAWKYCSVGVNSQGKRTLTCGYCFKVIAGGGIHRMKQHLAGEQGSIVPCSKVDPAVRHAILASMKEKEQKSKEKKGDFGVENPFGHTTHSFDGDEVLEIPSSLANKMGSSSKGKRKVTASTENWWKLYGCDAPNLQKLAIRILSQTASSSGCERNWSVFERIHTKKRNRLEHQRLNDLVYVHYNLRLQHRFDHRKRSYDPIDYESIDKTEFWVIEEEQDGELNCDELEEELEELPKDDSQLVEDDESEVGEHNDIDLEAFQRRRLLDDDEDNDWLN; this is translated from the exons ATGGATACCGGTACTGGTACGGGTAGTAATTCACAATCTTCGACTGCTGGAGCTGTCAATAGTGAACAATCAGCTAGTCAAAATCATAGACAAAAGTCTGATATAGCATGGAAATATTGTTCAGTAGGTGTGAATAGTCAAGGAAAAAGAACTTTGACATGTGGGTATTGTTTTAAAGTAATTGCTGGTGGTGGCATTCATCGAATGAAACAACATTTGGCAGGAGAACAAGGCAGCATTGTTCCATGTTCAAAGGTTGACCCGGCAGTTAGACATGCTATTTTAGCATCTATGAAGGAGAAGGAGCAGAAatctaaagaaaaaaaaggtgatTTTGGGGTGGAAAATCCATTCGGCCACACTACTCATTCATTTGATGGCGATGAAGTTTTGGAGATTCCTTCTTCTTTAGCAAATAAGATGGGTTCATCTAGTAAAGGAAAGAGAAAGGTCACTGCATCAACAG AAAATTGGTGGAAGTTATATGGTTGTGATGCTCCGAATTTGCAAAAGCTTGCAATTAGAATTTTGAGTCAAACTGCTTCTTCTTCTGGGTGTGAACGTAATTGGAGCGTTTTTGAACGCATTCACACTAAAAAAAGGAATAGGTTGGAGCACCAAAGACTTAATGATCTTGTATATGTGCACTACAATTTGCGTTTGCAACATAG GTTTGATCACCGAAAGAGATCTTATGATCCCATTGATTATGAATCTATTGATAAAACGGAATTTTGGGTCATAGAAGAAGAACAAGATGGCGAGCTTAATTGTGATGAATTGGAGGAAGAACTCGAAGAACTTCCTAAAGATGATTCTCAACTAGTTGAAG atGATGAAAGTGAAGTTGGGGAACATAATGATATTGATTTGGAAGCATTTCAGCGTAGGCGCCTTttggatgatgatgaagataatgaTTG gttaaattga
- the LOC113737418 gene encoding uncharacterized protein isoform X1, which produces MAIALWFYDACIPINAVNSPFFQKAIDQIASMGHGYKSPSYHSLRVNLLRNAKRDVKLVVDSFRSTWTETGCTIMGDGWKDTRQRPLINFLVYCPKGISFIKSVDASDIVTSAANLCNLFAEIVEMVGSNNVVHLVTDNASNYKAAGSLLSERYPNICWSPCAAHCINLILKDIGEMNDVKAIVSLASTVTVFIYNHKFTLNWLRKTTGWKEIIRPGETRFATTFIALKSLHDHKDSLQSLVTSGDYKQFLRIEKGKDVKQIVLDERFWNNCLIMVRIMGPIIRLLRICDTDERPSLGYVYEGMFRAINGIKRLFRNKERLYKPYIDIISDRWDRMLRKNLHAAAYYLNPAFQYESATFCTHPEVINGLLDYIETKVDWCNPEKLSQEVGMYRERQGSFGRKLAILTSKSDRPENWWKLYGCDAPNLQKLAIRILSQTASSSGCERNWSVFERIHTKKRNRLEHQRLNDLVYVHYNLRLQHRFDHRKRSYDPIDYESIDKTEFWVIEEEQDGELNCDELEEELEELPKDDSQLVEDDESEVGEHNDIDLEAFQRRRLLDDDEDNDWLN; this is translated from the exons ATGGCTATTGCTCTTTGGTTTTATGATGCTTGCATTCCTATAAATGCTGTTAAttctccattttttcaaaaagctATTGATCAAATAGCATCAATGGGTCATGGTTACAAAAGTCCATCCTATCATTCTTTGAGGGTTAATTTGTTGCGAAATGCCAAGAGAGATGTGAAATTGGTTGTTGATTCTTTTAGAAGTACTTGGACAGAAACTGGTTGCACTATAATGGGTGATGGATGGAAAGACACTAGGCAAAGAccattgattaattttttggtttattgtCCTAAGGGTATTTCGTTCATTAAATCTGTGGATGCATCTGATATTGTAACAAGTGCAGCAAATTTGTGCAATTTATTTGCTGAAATTGTTGAGATGGTTGGTTCAAATAATGTGGTGCACTTAGTTACTGATAATGCTAGCAATTATAAAGCTGCTGGGTCTTTGTTAAGTGAAAGATATCCGAACATTTGTTGGTCACCGTGTGCTGCACACTGCatcaatttgattttgaaagaCATTGGTGAAATGAATGATGTAAAAGCTATAGTGTCTCTTGCTTCAACGGTGACTGTTTTTATTTACAATCATAAGTTCACTTTGAATTGGTTAAGAAAGACTACAGGGTGGAAAGAAATTATTCGTCCAGGTGAAACTCGATTTGCAACTACCTTTATTGCATTAAAAAGTTTGCATGATCATAAGGATAGTTTGCAATCTTTGGTTACTAGTGGGGATTACAAACAATTTCTGagaatagaaaaaggaaaagatgtgAAGCAAATCGTTTTGGATGAAAGGTTTTGGAATAACTGTTTGATTATGGTGAGAATAATGGGTCCTATCATTCGTTTATTGCGTATTTGTGACACTGATGAAAGGCCTTCATTGGGTTATGTTTATGAAGGCATGTTTAGAGCAATAAATGGCATCAAAAGGCTGTTTAGAAATAAAGAGAGATTGTACAAGCCTTATATTGACATCATCAGTGATAGGTGGGATAGAATGTTGAGAAAAAATCTACATGCTGCCGCTTATTATTTGAATCCTGCTTTTCAATATGAGAGTGCCACATTTTGTACACATCCAGAGGTTATAAATGGCTTGCTTGATTATATTGAAACAAAAGTGGATTGGTGCAACCCTGAAAAATTATCGCAAGAGGTTGGAATGTATCGGGAAAGACAAGGGAGTTTTGGCCGCAAACTTGCTATTCTTACTAGCAAATCTGATCGGCCag AAAATTGGTGGAAGTTATATGGTTGTGATGCTCCGAATTTGCAAAAGCTTGCAATTAGAATTTTGAGTCAAACTGCTTCTTCTTCTGGGTGTGAACGTAATTGGAGCGTTTTTGAACGCATTCACACTAAAAAAAGGAATAGGTTGGAGCACCAAAGACTTAATGATCTTGTATATGTGCACTACAATTTGCGTTTGCAACATAG GTTTGATCACCGAAAGAGATCTTATGATCCCATTGATTATGAATCTATTGATAAAACGGAATTTTGGGTCATAGAAGAAGAACAAGATGGCGAGCTTAATTGTGATGAATTGGAGGAAGAACTCGAAGAACTTCCTAAAGATGATTCTCAACTAGTTGAAG atGATGAAAGTGAAGTTGGGGAACATAATGATATTGATTTGGAAGCATTTCAGCGTAGGCGCCTTttggatgatgatgaagataatgaTTG gttaaattga